A part of Phoenix dactylifera cultivar Barhee BC4 chromosome 2, palm_55x_up_171113_PBpolish2nd_filt_p, whole genome shotgun sequence genomic DNA contains:
- the LOC103715464 gene encoding uncharacterized protein LOC103715464, with protein MRIRKCASKLLGSTTAYFSLPPPQLCLSPSCESQSASSTATATATAGLLCQLNRSPWDVVPNHQQEEEDAEDDDRCIAANGVKVEEKPPKPVVIKSEEMKVEKGADEKECKSNKKKKKVAKRRKRKEREVDSAAKETTDTPVLCKKSDGKGWRCKRPAHLPHSLCHYHLAQLRSYTSNSHSKVANVEIGDGDKHRKRKADASGDSTNSFYYYYSGFGPWRGKRRGSDYSGDINGGGGGGGDVSEEEEGREISASVDGRAAAVAGDDEEDNEEEDEGKGSSEVDYSDDEMEKRKCRKRGRKPVKARSLKSLL; from the exons ATGAGGATCAGGAAGTGTGCCTCGAAGCTCCTCGGCTCCACGACCGCCTACTTCTCGCTGCCACCGCCGCAGCTCTGCTTGTCGCCGTCGTGTGAGTCGCAGTCTGCTTCCAGcaccgccaccgccaccgccacGGCCGGGCTTTTGTGCCAGCTGAACCGCTCCCCGTGGGATGTGGTGCCCAATCACCAGCAG GAAGAAGAGGACGCGGAGGACGACGATAGGTGCATTGCGGCGAACGGCGTCAAAGTTGAAGAGAAACCACCTAAGCCTGTAGTTATTAAGAG TGAGGAGATGAAGGTGGAGAAGGGAGCAGATGAGAAGGAATGTAAGAgtaataagaagaaaaagaaggtggcgaagaggaggaagcggaaggagagggaggttgattcAGCTGCTAAGGAGACCACCGATACTCCTGTCCTCTGCAAGAAAAGCGACGGCAAAGGATGGCGCTGCAAGAGACCGGCGCACCTCCCCCACTCCCTCTGCCACTACCACCTCGCCCAGCTGCGCTCCTATACCAGTAATAGTCACAGTAAAGTCGCCAACGTCGAAATTGGAGATGGTGATAAACATCGGAAGAGGAAGGCAGATGCATCTGGAGACAGTACTAATTCCTTCTACTACTACTATTCTGGGTTCGGGCCTTGGAGgggaaagaggagaggaagtgATTATAGCGGCGATATTAAtggtggtggtggcggcggtggtgatgtcagtgaagaagaagaaggcagagAGATTTCTGCGTCTGTGGATGGGCGTGCCGCTGCCGTCGCCGGTGATGACGAGGAAGACAACGAGGAGGAGGATGAAGGAAAGGGCAGCAGCGAGGTGGATTACAGTGATGACGAGATGGAGAAAAGGAAAtgtaggaagagagggaggaagccCGTGAAGGCTCGTTCTCTCAAGTCCCTACTGTAA